AATCACCAGCTCCTAACATCAGGTACGATTTGAGCGCTCGAAGATGATCAAGCAATCTGAATTTGTCAAAGAAGATCTCCAATAAACGCTGGGACGCTATTGAATAGGCATCGTCGATGGATCGTTCCAGCCCGGCCAAATCGCTATACTTTAGAGCTATGACTCTGTCAGACACCGATTCTTTTCTTATTCCGTGGACTCACCTCGTCCTGCATTGGCTATCTTGGCTTGCGTCTCAATCCAATCGCTATCGTGGCAGCTATATCTGATAAAGTTCAGACTCCGACCGGTAGAGAAAATCTGAATAAGAGAAAATCAATTTTTCCATGGTTTCACGATACATAATAGACGACCTACCTTTTTTGCAAAATCCTCGCTCACAAATCCGGGTACCATTTTTTTTACAAACACATATTTCTTTTCCCACAACTTATAtgcctcctcttctccactGTCTGCGTCCATGCCCATCTCAAAGCCAACATCACCGGTTGGTGAAATTCGGTCTTCTCGAAGTGGAACGCTTTCATGGTTGAGCTGGACGAAGAATTCTTTGAAGGGATCATGCAGCTCGCCGGAGAATATCCAGCGTTGGAGAGTGAGGAAAAACGGTCTGGAGACCTAGTGGAGAGGTTAGCACAAATATGGGGAAAATATGCCTGATTTACTTCTTCAAGAATCTGGGTAGTGAAATTCCTGATCAGAGGATCACCATTACTGGTGTGTGAATGTAACTTGGATACTAGTGCTCCACCATGGGTGTCTGAGGACAGTGAATGTCAGTTTCTTTCATAGCGATTCACACGATCGACTCACTCTTCGCCTCATCCACAATAGTACTCATCTGCTTCAACTTCAACTTCATATCCTCGGTCCACAGTCCGAGTCTCAGTAAAGTGAGACCGCCTTCGGCCTGTCCTCCATTGGAGGACGCCGTGTTCATCTGAGATTCGAGTACAGCCAACAGTCGATGGTACTCTGAAAGCTCATGATGAAGGAAATGGCACAGACTCTTAAGATGGCAGTATAAACGATCGTCAAATTCACTCTCCGCAGATCAAGCATTATTGACTGACCTGTTCAATCATCCCTCCTTTGCTATCCCCGGCCTGTCTGGAGTTTATAAAGTTCGTTACACGTCGATAGAGCATTCCCATCTCTGACAGTTGCATCAACAATGTCCTGGTGGGTTGCGATATCACCCCATCCTAGTGTCTATTAGCATGACCTTCCCTATACATAATCAATGGATCTCACCTTTGCTTCATCAGCAACAATCTCAATACCGACCACTTCgtcatcatctccttcctctaTAATGGGTCCTTCCTTGCCTAATGGAAATCCGgttccctctccttcacGCCCTCTTTCGCTAAGATATGGATTCTGTTCTTTTGGTGGTGAAATGGCGAAGTGTACATAGCGCCCGTCTATCCCTTGAAGAAGGTAAAGTGTATCGCGCAAGAGAAGATGCTGAGAAAACGGTGGTTGAGCTAGACACATTCAGTCAGTCAAAGGAACAGAGATCATAGCTGGTAGCTTACAGCGAGTAGTACGCCATTGGTTGATAATATCCGCTTTAGTCTTGCCCTTGGAGTCAAAATTTATTGGGGGACTATCTGATACGGGATCGACCATTGGTTCTCTTGACGAGCTGGGTTTTGTGGATGAGAAGGTTGGAAGCGGTATATCTCTGGACGACCTTGAAGGGCCAGCAACAGTCGGTTTGGAGATGTTGTTCGGATTGATAGAGGAGAGAGCCGCCAAGAATTCCAAATGAGGATTGGGTGATGACAGTAATTTCTGGCAATCAAATAATGAATTACTTTTGTAATCAGGGGTTGCGCCCAGACTTACTCCTCGTTCAAGCTTGTTCCAAATAGCACTGAACTTGAGGGCCTTTTCAGCACCACCTTCTTTCGCTCCAGCGCTGGCGGAGGCATAGATCATCCTCTTTACTGTCTCGGGCAGTGTCTCTGCGGATAGTGGTGTTGACGACGGGAGATTGCTGTACAAGGTGTCAGCTCTAACGACCACCTACGCCTATGCGGATATAGCAGACCTGTCAAGAATTTCCTGACACCATTCCATCATCTCCGCGACACcttctcttttttctttttctttcgGATCATCGGTCCTTGTTCCACGAACTGGGGCCAATGACGGGACGAGAGAATATATGAGTTGTTCGAGCGGCGGGCGAGATACCGGGATTGCTGTTGTCCCTCTTGAGGAGGATGCCACTGAGCTTGGCCTTGGTACCATGATGCTGGCGTATGGTGCTGGGCAGAATTATCTTCTCGGAGTGAATGCCACAATTGGTGTATCTTCGGTTGTTGTTGCCCAAACGCGAACTACGCAACGCGTCGAAACGGAATCAAATTGTTTACATTTTGAGTTTTACGTAATGCTCTCCCACAAATGTAACCGATAatattatatatatatgcCGAAGATTAAATAAGGAGATCGGGTTTCGGAGATCGCCTGCCGGTTATCTTGTCGAGCCCACCATGCTAAGAGAGCGAGGATGTGTCGTTGTCGAGTCGGTCACTTGATAACACACTGAGCAAGCAGGCCTCCGTCCCCCTTTATTAACCAACCATACACTCGCCTTTTATCCCAATCGCAATCCAACGGCCATCCCTTCACGGCCCTAT
This DNA window, taken from Cryptococcus gattii WM276 chromosome C, complete sequence, encodes the following:
- a CDS encoding Spindle pole body component alp6 (Altered polarity protein 6), putative (Similar to TIGR gene model, INSD accession AAW42078.1) is translated as MIYASASAGAKEGGAEKALKFSAIWNKLERGVSLGATPDYKSNSLFDCQKLLSSPNPHLEFLAALSSINPNNISKPTVAGPSRSSRDIPLPTFSSTKPSSSREPMVDPVSDSPPINFDSKGKTKADIINQWRTTRSQPPFSQHLLLRDTLYLLQGIDGRYVHFAISPPKEQNPYLSERGREGEGTGFPLGKEGPIIEEGDDDEVDGVISQPTRTLLMQLSEMGMLYRRVTNFINSRQAGDSKGGMIEQSLCHFLHHELSEYHRLLAVLESQMNTASSNGGQAEGGLTLLRLGLWTEDMKLKLKQMSTIVDEAKNTHGGALVSKLHSHTSNGDPLIRNFTTQILEEVSRPFFLTLQRWIFSGELHDPFKEFFVQLNHESVPLREDRISPTGDVGFEMGMDADSGEEEAYKLWEKKYVFVKKMVPGFVSEDFAKKIFSTGRSLNFIRYSCHDSDWIETQAKIANAGRALKYSDLAGLERSIDDAYSIASQRLLEIFFDKFRLLDHLRALKSYLMLGAGDFTELLMEGMAPRLSKPAISLYRHHLTSDLESAIRGSNAQYDSPDILRRLDARILEYSHGETGWDCFALQYKVEAPLNAVLDHRAMGDYDRLFNHLWRLKRVEVALTQNWMRVTSGSKVYERIPGLNNDWHHCRIVQAEMVHFLRQLQAFCQLEVIECSWADLIEFTSKREGDLDALISAHRKYLNRVVRKVLLLSAKRDKEEILLDLVRDALELILRFKDAMDDLYAWSLAEATRLDRQRDASRGLYTPSTSSDDPSRSEEQLQSIRIRIRECSNSFQHRVVSIVHMAGVHADLDIRFLAIRIAFNGHYSLRKKDKGSSRSTRA